The Cellulophaga sp. RHA19 genome includes the window ATCCCTTTTCCATTGATCATCATCTACATCTGGTTGTAAATGATTATAATCTGCCCCCAACCAAGTTATGGCTGCAAAATTGTTTTTATTTCCTTTATACCTAGAAATATGAAACTGATTTACCTCGGAATCTGGCGTACTACCGTGCTCCATAACCATAGTAAAAGCACTCTCAGGAAATTCTGTTCTACGGTAATCCATAGTTGCGTGTATATCTGTAACACCTTCATTTTTTACTCCGTTCCATGGGCTAGATGCAGATGCTGTTAACCTAAACGGATCTTCTTCTTTAGCAACGGTTTGCATTCTTGGTACTGGACCTCTGTGGTTTATGCCAGCACCCCAAACAATAATAGACGGGTGGTTTCTGTGGTTACGTATCATAGTTCTTGTAGCGTCTTCTAAATTAGAAAACCAAGCCTCATCTCCCCATAAAATCCATGTACTAGGTTCTTCATAAACTAAAATACCCAACTCGTCACAAGCTTGTAAAAAAGCATCATCTTGCGTGTAGTGAGATAGGCGAATAATATTCATACCTGCTTTTTTGTATTGTAGAGCTTCATTGTAATGAAAAGAATTAGGAACAGCATCACCTATATTTGGGTAATTTTGATGACGATTAGCACCAACTAAAAATAATGGCTCACCATTTAGAACAAATCCTTTGCCTTTTTCTAAACTAAATTTTCTGAAACCAAATTTGTTTTCTACAAAATCAACAGCATTATTTTTATCATATATAACAGAGTTAGCCCTGTACAAATAAGGAGAATCTGGAGACCATAAATGGTAATTATCTTCTATAGTTGCAGATTGTCTAAAGGTGTATACAGTATTAGGCGCTATTGTTTTAGCAGAAGTAATTTTTTTTACAACCACGCCATCTTTATTTATAATTTTAGTAACTATTTTGGTGTTTTTGGCAGTAGCATTTTCGTTTTTTACGGTAGTTTTTATAGTAACTGTTCCGTTATGCTTATTTACTGTTGGGGTTGTAATATGCACGCCAGCATTAAAATCTTCCCAGTTGTAGTTAACGTGTAACTTATTTGTTGTTACCAAGTACACATCTCTATATAACCCGCCAAATTTTACATAATCTGTTCTGTGTGGATCAGGAGCAATTACCTGACTAAAACTATTATCTGCCTTAATAGCAATAGTATTTTCTTTTCCTAAGTTTACAAAGTCTGTAATATCAAAATAAAAAGGCACATAACCATTTACAGCATAGTTGCCTACCTTTTTACCATTTACCCAAAGTTCTGTAGCATTATGTATAGCTTCAAACTCTAAAAATATTTTTCCTGTAGCATTGGCATCAATATTAATTTTTCTGCGGTACCAACTTATGTCACGTAAATACTTTTCTTGTATCCAGGTTTCTTTTATGCTATCCATCTCATAAGATACCAATTGTGGTGCATGAGGCACAGAGACATTTTCCCAATTACTATCGTCAAAATTAATAGTAGTAGGAGCGTTTGGTAAATCTCCTAAATGAAATTTCCAGTTAAAATTTAAGTTTGTTTTGGTTCTGTCACCAACAGTAAATCCTTCTGGTAAATTATTACTTTGTGCAAAAGAAATTGCAGTAATAAATAAACTTAAAAGCGCTAATTTTATTTTCATTATAATGAGTTTGATTTATAAGAAATTAAAATTATTTATTCTTAGTCTATTTGGTAATTATATATGTATTGAAAAATAGAACATATGGTTTATTACATATTTTTAAGGTATTACTAGTACAAAAAGGTAAAGTGTTTGTATAAAAAAAGACCTTGAATTATGTTTTCAAGGTCTTATAAATTTTGGTTAAAGTAATAAGTTATTTCAATTCTAATTCTTTTATTTCCTCTGTAGTTTCTCCTCTTAATTGTGTGTATACAGAAATAAGTTCAGATAGCTTTTTGGCGTTTGTTTTTGCCAAGTTGTTTTGCTGCTCTTTGTCTTCTTTTAAATTATAAAGTTGATACTCATTAGCTATACCCAATTCTATGTTTACTTGTGTATTTATAGCTTTACCAGGGTAAGGCGGAATCAGTACCCAGTCGCCACTCCTTAAAGCTGTTTTTTTGCTAGCTTCTAAAATTAGATGTTCTCTTCCGTTTTTAGATGTACCCAATAATACATCTAACATTTGTTTACTGTCTTCTGTTTTAGTTTTATTACCAGTTAGTTTAGCAAACGAACTAAGTAAATCTACTTGGCAAACTAGCGCATTAGATACCCCTGGTGTAATTTTCCCTTTCCAATACGTAATAAAAGGTACACGTGTACCAGCATCAAATAAACTGTATTTTCCGCCTCTTAAGCCACCTGCGGGTGTGTGTTTTCCTAATTTTTCTACAGCATCATCAAAATAGCCATCGTTTAAAACAGGACCATTATCACTTGTAAATACAATTAAAGTATTTTCTAATAACTGTTCTTTTTCTAAAGTTTTTATAAACTCACCAATAATCCAATCTGCTTCTAAAATTACATCACCTCTTGGTCCCATACCAGATGTACCAACAAAACGAGGGTGAGGTGTACGGGGTACGTGTGGTTGTTGCAAAGCATAGTATAAAAAGAAAGGCTCGTTTTTATGTTTAGTAACGTAAGATTTAGCCTCTTTTAAAAAATGATCTGCCATATCTACATCACTCCATTTAGCAGCTTCGCCACCTTTCATAAAACCAATTCTAGGAATACCGTTTACAATACTATTATTATGTCCGTGATGCCATTTCATACTTAACAATTCCGGATTGTCTTTACCTGTTGGCTGGTTGTCATAATTTTTAGAGTAATCTACCTCTATAGGATCTTTTGGATCTAAACCATCTACGTGTCCGTTTTTTATATAAACTGTTGGTACACGGTCTTGCGTAGCCGCCATAATGTAAGAATAGTCAAAACCAACCTCATTTGGGCCAGGAGAAACACGTTCATTCCAATTTACATTACCACTACCAAGACCTAAATGCCATTTACCTACAATGCCAGTAGCGTAGCCTTCTTTTTTTAACATTTTAGGAATAGTAGTTTGCTCTGTGCTAATTATAAGTGGTGCTGTACCAGGCAAAATAGCGGCATCTTTATTACGCCAAGGGTACACACCAGTTAGTAAACCATATCTACTAGGGGTACAAGTTGCAGATGTAGCATAACCATTAGTAAACCTAACGCCTTCGTTGGCAAGTTTATCTATATTTGGAGTATTTATTTCTGTAGCACCATTAGCACTAATATCTCCATAGCCTAAATCGTCCATATAAATAACAACAATATTTGGTTTGGTAGCCTCCATTGCTGTTTCTTTATTGGCAGATTTGTCTGTGTCTTTTTTAGTTTCTTTACAACTGCTTGTAAAAATACTAGCTACAATTGCTAGCGAAAAGTAAATATTTTTTCTTTTGGTTTTAAGTAAATGTATCATTGAATTGGTTTTGTGGCTAAAGTATTACTTTTTTAAGGATTTTTCGCGTGTTTTTTTCCATCTTTTATCCTCTTTAATTACATTTTCTGCATGAGGATCTAACCAACCAGGAGCCTTATTTTTAGCATCCCAATTGGCATAAGACTTTTCTAAATCTAAGCATATCTCTGGATGTTGTTTAGCAATGTCATACCGCTCTAAATTATCTTCTTCAATATTAAAAAGTAGGGTTTTATTTTTATAGGCACTTTTGTATAATTTGTATTTTCCTTTTCTAACAGCATATTCAAAATTACCAGAAGACCTCCAAAATAGTATGTTGTGTGGGTTACCTTTATTTTTATTTAATATGTAAGGCATTAAATCTACACCATCTAATTGTTTTTCTTTTGAAGCACTAGCACCCGAAGCATTTAAAAACGTAGGAAATAAATCTAATGATGAAATAGGTTTAGAATACAGGCTCTTTTCTTTTATTTTACTTGGCCAGGAAATAAAAAATGGCACTTTTATTCCGCCTTCAAACAACATTCCTTTGTGTCCTCTGTTTGGGCTGTTGTCTGCATGCTCTATTCTTCCTCCATTATCACTTAAAAAAACTAATATAGTGTTGTCTTTTATACCATTAGCAACTAGTGTAGAGTCTATTTTGCCAACATTTTCATCAACGGCATTAACCATAGCTGCATACACACTTCTGCCAGCATACTCTATATGTTTAGTTTTCTCTAAATACTTTTTTGTAGCGTGGTCTGGTGCGTGTGGTGCATTGTAAGCCAAGTAAATAAAAAAGGGTTTCTTATCTTTTTTATTAATAAAATTAATGGCTTCATTGGTAAAATCGTCTGTTAAATAACCAAGTTCCTCTTTGGGGACTGGTTTTCTGTTACGATATATGGTCTTAATCTTACTTTGTGCTGTTCCCCAGTAGTTCATAGCTCCGCCAGGAAAGCCAAACCAATGGTCAAATCCTTGTGCAGGAGGGTACAAATCTGGGTGATCTCCTAAATGCCATTTACCAATTGCACTTGTTCTATAACCTTGTTCTTTTAAAGCTTCAGATATTAGTTTTTCTGATAAGGGTGTACCAACTGTAACATCATTTTCTCCGTTATAAGGCATATTACAATCGTGCCCAAAACGCGCCTGATATCTACCCGTAAGTAAACCCGCTCTAGACGGACTACAATATGGATGCGAAACATATCCATTAGAAAATACAACACCTTCTGATGCTAGCCTGTCTAAGTTTGGTGTTGGAATATCTGTTGCACCATTAAACC containing:
- a CDS encoding glycoside hydrolase family 2 protein, with amino-acid sequence MKIKLALLSLFITAISFAQSNNLPEGFTVGDRTKTNLNFNWKFHLGDLPNAPTTINFDDSNWENVSVPHAPQLVSYEMDSIKETWIQEKYLRDISWYRRKINIDANATGKIFLEFEAIHNATELWVNGKKVGNYAVNGYVPFYFDITDFVNLGKENTIAIKADNSFSQVIAPDPHRTDYVKFGGLYRDVYLVTTNKLHVNYNWEDFNAGVHITTPTVNKHNGTVTIKTTVKNENATAKNTKIVTKIINKDGVVVKKITSAKTIAPNTVYTFRQSATIEDNYHLWSPDSPYLYRANSVIYDKNNAVDFVENKFGFRKFSLEKGKGFVLNGEPLFLVGANRHQNYPNIGDAVPNSFHYNEALQYKKAGMNIIRLSHYTQDDAFLQACDELGILVYEEPSTWILWGDEAWFSNLEDATRTMIRNHRNHPSIIVWGAGINHRGPVPRMQTVAKEEDPFRLTASASSPWNGVKNEGVTDIHATMDYRRTEFPESAFTMVMEHGSTPDSEVNQFHISRYKGNKNNFAAITWLGADYNHLQPDVDDDQWKRDFMTTYGVLSAFRVPKPVYYWYQSELVKKPIVHIADETASKNGKVRVFSNCQEVALYHNGKLIARQTPDNSLTKLNLNHPSFTFKYNWKSGTLKAIGYTNGEKVTEFIRHKEESPYTLKLDLNITDQPFYAGGSDIRLVHASILDKNGEVVTNTKQRVEFFVSGAGELIDNGKIDANPARSFNGVASIYIKGKNNPGKITITAKAKGLKSAKTSITTSTYNTNEIVNNATPIYDFPVTKVDIGGNKQLVQFDWEEWTGNSNANLTYNLKDFNATIAVSATDKIKWLGDTAMLGDLSFVGTDGLYSEKGNLSLNISNLKAGNYEIETFHHTRRGNVKMTNEIEVQVVDTTGSFSRKSDDHIVDYYQNDNTGERKPLSITSNFSADGKSTITINFKNLQNTGDLWLNGFVIKQVK
- a CDS encoding sulfatase family protein, whose protein sequence is MIHLLKTKRKNIYFSLAIVASIFTSSCKETKKDTDKSANKETAMEATKPNIVVIYMDDLGYGDISANGATEINTPNIDKLANEGVRFTNGYATSATCTPSRYGLLTGVYPWRNKDAAILPGTAPLIISTEQTTIPKMLKKEGYATGIVGKWHLGLGSGNVNWNERVSPGPNEVGFDYSYIMAATQDRVPTVYIKNGHVDGLDPKDPIEVDYSKNYDNQPTGKDNPELLSMKWHHGHNNSIVNGIPRIGFMKGGEAAKWSDVDMADHFLKEAKSYVTKHKNEPFFLYYALQQPHVPRTPHPRFVGTSGMGPRGDVILEADWIIGEFIKTLEKEQLLENTLIVFTSDNGPVLNDGYFDDAVEKLGKHTPAGGLRGGKYSLFDAGTRVPFITYWKGKITPGVSNALVCQVDLLSSFAKLTGNKTKTEDSKQMLDVLLGTSKNGREHLILEASKKTALRSGDWVLIPPYPGKAINTQVNIELGIANEYQLYNLKEDKEQQNNLAKTNAKKLSELISVYTQLRGETTEEIKELELK
- a CDS encoding sulfatase-like hydrolase/transferase, producing MSYLKNIILFVYFLLFIQIVTAQKQPNIIVILTDDQGWADVGFNGATDIPTPNLDRLASEGVVFSNGYVSHPYCSPSRAGLLTGRYQARFGHDCNMPYNGENDVTVGTPLSEKLISEALKEQGYRTSAIGKWHLGDHPDLYPPAQGFDHWFGFPGGAMNYWGTAQSKIKTIYRNRKPVPKEELGYLTDDFTNEAINFINKKDKKPFFIYLAYNAPHAPDHATKKYLEKTKHIEYAGRSVYAAMVNAVDENVGKIDSTLVANGIKDNTILVFLSDNGGRIEHADNSPNRGHKGMLFEGGIKVPFFISWPSKIKEKSLYSKPISSLDLFPTFLNASGASASKEKQLDGVDLMPYILNKNKGNPHNILFWRSSGNFEYAVRKGKYKLYKSAYKNKTLLFNIEEDNLERYDIAKQHPEICLDLEKSYANWDAKNKAPGWLDPHAENVIKEDKRWKKTREKSLKK